Sequence from the Streptomyces sp. R33 genome:
GCGATCCGGTCGCGGTCGGCGTCGGAGGCCCGCAGCTCGGCGGGGGCGGCTCCGGGGGCGGCGGCAGGCGCGGCGGGCTTCTTTTCCAGGTCCACGTCAGCCAGCATAGCCACACGCGATAGATCGCGATAGTCACCAGTGAGCCTTACCTCACAGACACAGCCCGGGACGGAGGTCCTACGCTGGATAGCCGCGCTGCCAAACCGGTCGCCAGCGCCGTCTGCCGAGTGAGGAATGACTGCCGTCATGCCAGAGTTTGCGTACACCGACCTGCTGCCCCTGGGCGAGGACACCACCCCCTACCGGCTGGTGACCTCGGAGGGCGTCTCGACCTTCGAGGCCGACGGCCGTACGTTCCTCAAGGTCGAGCCGGAGGCGCTGCGCAAGCTCGCCGAAGAGGCCATCCACGACATCCAGCACTTCCTGCGCCCCGCGCACCTCGCGCAGCTGCGCCGGATCATCGACGACCCCGAGGCCTCGTCGAACGACAAGTTCGTCGCGCTCGACCTCCTCAAGAACGCGAACATCGCGGCGGCGGGCGTCCTGCCGATGTGCCAGGACACGGGCACGGCGATCGTGATGGGCAAGCGCGGCCAGAACGTGCTGACGGAGGGCGCCGACGAGGCGGCCCTCTCCCGCGGCATCTACGACGCGTACACGCGCCTGAACCTGCGCTACTCGCAGATGGCCCCGCTCACGATGTGGGAGGAGAAGAACACCGGCTCGAACCTGCCCGCGCAGATCGAGCTGTACGCGACGGACGGCGGCGCGTACAAGTTCCTCTTCATGGCCAAGGGCGGCGGCTCGGCCAACAAGTCGTTCCTCTACCAGGAGACCAAGGCGGTCCTCAACGAGGCCTCCATGATGAAGTTCCTGGAGGAGAAGATCCGCTCGCTGGGCACCGCGGCCTGCCCGCCGTACCACCTGGCGATCGTGGTCGGCGGCACGTCGGCGGAGCACGCGCTCAAGACGGCGAAGTACGCCTCGGCGCACTACCTGGACGAGCTGCCGCGCGAGGGCTCCCCCCTCGGCCACGGCTTCCGCGACGAGGCGCTGGAGCAGCAGGTCTTCGAGCTGACGCAGAAGATCGGCATCGGCGCGCAGTTCGGCGGCAAGTACTTCTGCCACGACGTCCGCGTCGTGCGCCTCCCGCGCCACGGCGCGTCCCTGCCGGTCGCGATCGCCGTGTCCTGCTCGGCGGACCGCCAGGCCACCGCGAAGATCACCGCCGAGGGCGTCTTCCTGGAGCAGCTGGAGCGCGACCCGGCCCGCTTCCTGCCGGACACCACCGACGAGCACCTCAGCGACTCCTCGGACGTCGTGTCCATCGACCTGAACCAGCCCATGGACGAGATCCTGGCGACCCTGACCAAGCACCCGGTCAAGACCCGCCTTTCCCTGACGGGCCCGCTGGTCGTGGCGCGCGACATCGCGCACGCCAAGATCAAGGAGCTGCTGGACTCGGGCGCCGAGATGCCGCAGTACCTGAAGGACCACCCGGTCTACTACGCGGGCCCGGCGAAGACCCCCGAGGGCTACGCCTCGGGCTCCTTCGGCCCGACCACGGCCGGCCGCATGGACTCGTACGTCGAGCAGTTCCAGGCGGCGGGCGGCTCGAAGGTCATGCTGGCCAAGGGCAACCGCTCGCAGCAGGTGACGGACGCGTGCGGCACGCACGGCGGCTTCTACCTGGGCTCGATCGGCGGCCCGGCGGCGCGCCTGGCCCAGGACTGCATCAAGAAGGTCGAGGTCCTGGAGTACGAGGAGCTCGGCATGGAGGCGGTCTGGAAGATCGAGGTCGAGGACTTCCCGGCGTTCATCGTCGTGGACGACAAGGGCAACGACTTCTTCCAGAACCCGGCCCCGGAGCCGACGTTCACCCACATCCCGGTCCGCGGCCCGGGCCTGTAGTACGACGGCCCGAGGGCCCCTCCCCCGTGCGGGGGAGGGGCCCTCGGGCATGTCGTCCGACAGGCAGATGGATCGGCCGGGGCTGCGCGCGAGGCTGTTGCCGTATCCCAACGGCACACCCTCAACGGGAGTTCACGATGAAGAACCGCAAGCGCGTCCTCGTCCTCGCCGGATGCGCCGCCGCCCTGGTGGCGACCCTGATCGGCGCGGCTCCGGCCCCCGCGGCGCCGGCTGCGCCGAGGCTCGCCTCGGTGCACGGCGGCGGGACGGTGTCCTACCCGTACGTCCCGAAGGAGCACGACATCCGCTTCACGGTCGACGCCGACGCCGTCCCGTGGAGCCGGCCCTTCCCGGCGCCGGGCGGCGAGCAGGGCATGCCGGTCGACGCGCGCGGCCGGGTGACCGTCTACCACGCCATGCCCGACACGGGCTTCACCGGTGTCGCCGAGGCGGAGGTGGACTGCATGGTCACCGGCGGCAGGACGGCCACGGTCACCGCGGTGGTCACGTCCTCGAACGTCGGCTGGGAGGGCAAGCGGATCGGGATCAGCGTCCAGGACGGCGAACGCGGCGGGCCCGACCGGGTGGGCTTCTCGTGGGGCCTCGCCAACGTCGACGTGAAGCCCGACGGCTCGGTGTCGGAGCCCCGCGTGGGCACGTGCATGGCCCCGGCCCCCTTCACGGAGGTCACGAAGGGCGGCTTCAAGGTCACCCCGGCCCCCTTGGCCCCGCGCCCCCACTGAGCAACCCGTCAGAACCTGCCCCGGTCTTCGCCCGCTGCGCGGAGCGCGCTCCCGCGCAGCAGCTCGGCCTCGACCGGCGTGGCCTCGAAGCCGTGGGACCGCGCTTGGCTCAGCCGCGCGAGCGTGAGGCCCATGACCTCGCGGGCGGTTCTGAGCGGCACGCCGTCCGGGCCGCCGACTCCCAGGCGTTCCGTGCCTTCGCGGGCGATGATCTCCTCGCGGATGAGGTCCGGGGCCGGGCCCCAGCCGCCGTCGCATGCCTGTGTTCCGGCCACCGGGCAGTAGTGCTGCCACTCCCGGCGCAGGCGGCCGTCGACGACGCGCTGCCACGACTCGTCCTGGCAGGACGCGCAAGGCTCGCAGTGCAATGTCACGAAGTGTTCGGCCATCGGTGCAGCATGCTGCACCGGGGCGGTCACCGCATGCGGATAACGTCTGATCCATGAATCGGCAGTACGCGCAGTCCTTCACCGCCCGCGACGTGCGGGTCATCGCCCATCGGGGGGCCTCACACGAGCACCCCGAGCACACCCTGGCCGCCTACCGGCAGGCCATCGCCGACGGCGCCGACGCGCTGGAGTGCGACGTACGGCTGAGCGCCGACGGGCGGCTCGTGTGCGTGCACGACCGGCGGGTGGAGCGGACCTCCGACGGGCGCGGGGTCGTCTCCGCCATGACGTACGAGGAGCTGGCCGGCCTCGACTTCGGCGGCTGGAAGGGCGAGGAGCACCGCGGGGCGCAGGTGCTGCTCTTCGAGGACCTGCTCAAGGAGGCGCTCGCCGCCGACCGGCCCGTCGGGCTGGCCGTCGAGACCAAGCACCCCACCCGCGCCGGCGGCCGCCTGGAGGCCGAGCTCGTACGGGTCCTGAAGGACCACGGGCTGGCCGACGGCTCCGACGGCCGCGTCGAGGTGATGAGCTTCTCCCGCAACGCCCTGACCCGGCTGAACCGGCTGGCTCCCGGCCTGCCCGCCGTCTACCTGATCGAGCGGCGGCTGCGGCCGGCCCGGCCCCCGTTCGCGGGGCACGCCGGACCCGGTATCGACCTGCTGCGCAAGGATCCGGGGCTGGTGGCGCGGCTGAAGGCCAAGGGGCTGCGGGTGCGGGTCTGGACGGTCGACGAGCCGGAGGACGTGGAGCTGTGCCTGCGCCTCGGCGTGGACACGCTGATCACCAACCGGCCCCGCGAGGTACGGGAGTACCTGAACGGCCTGTGACCGGCCCCGCGTACGGCCACCCGGCCGGGGTGCGCCGGCCGGGTGTGGGCGGGTCGGGTCGTGTGCAGGTGCGGGTCTGCGCGCTGTGCCCTCTACACGAAGCGCTGGTTCGCCGAGCCGTTGCAGGTCTGCAGGCGCAGCTGGTCGTGGGCGGCGGCCACGGTCAGGCACATGCCCGGGGCGGCCGCGGGGCGCAGGGTGGCGCCGTCGCGGACCCACTGCTGGTTCGCGCCGCCGTGGCAGTTCCAGAGGATCAGGCCGGTGCCCGCGCCGTAGTTGGCGCCCGGGGCGTCCAGGCAGCGGTCGTGGGTGAGCTCGATGTGGACGGACTTCTTCGCGGAGTCGTACCACCAGCCCTGGTTGCGGCCGCCGTGGCAGTCCCAGCCGATGACCTTGGTGTCATTGGCGCTGGCGCCGCCGCTGGAGTCGAGGCAGTTGCCGGTCGACTGGTTCTTCAGCGGCCGGTACAGGTCGTCCCAGGCACCGGCCTGCAGGACCGGGGTGCCGGTGCTCGCAGGGTCGGCGCAGGAGGCCTCGCGCAGGCCCGAGTCGTAGAGCTGGGTCAGACAGGACGCGAAGGCGCCGTGGCCGCGGTAGTTGGGGTGGAAGGACTGGCGGGCGGTGTTCTCGTCCCACGGGAAGTGGTCGCCGAGGTCCAGGTAGAGGCCGCGGGCCCAGGAGTCCTCCATGCACACCTCGTGCCCTTGGAAGAGCCGCGAGTTGTCCAGGTACGTGGCGCCCGAGGCCAGGGCCGCCGCGCGCATGCCCTTCTCGAAGGTGGGCACCGCGTAGTTGCGGCCCCAGGCGGCGTCGGAGTCGTAACCGGCGCAGCCTCCGGGGAGCTTGCCGGGGAAGTTCGGGTTGTCGTAGAAGTCGGGGCCGATGGGGCTGGGGTAGCCCATCACGACGAGCTTGTAGTCGGAGTCGGCGTAGCCCGCGTCGCGCATGACCGTCTTGAGGTCGGCGACGGTGGACTCGACCTTGGGCTTCAGGCCGTCGACGCGCGCCTGCCAGCCGGGGCCGTACTTGGGCTCGCACGTGCCCTGGCTGAGCACCCAGCGGGTCACGCAGTCGGTCATGACCGGGCCGAACTGGAGGTCGTCGTTGGCTCCGGCGACGAGCAGCACCATCTTGATCTTCGTGTTGCGCGCCTTGATGGCCAGGTTGTCGCTCTGCACCAGCTCGTCGGCGTACTGCTTGCTGCCGCCGATCCGGATGTTGCCGGTGTAGCCGCCGGAGCAGGCGGCGTTGAAGGTCAGGTCGGCCGGGATGCCGGTGCGGTGGATCGCGGAGTCCGGCGAGCGGTGGCACTGGTTGTCCGGGGTGTTGGTCGCCGGGTCGTAGTTGCCGACGCCTTCGCCCGAAATCTCGCTGTCGCCGAGCGAGATCAGGCCGGTCTTGCGCTCGTTCAGCGGGCGGATCGCCGGGTCGCCGTAGATCTTGACGGCCTCCGCCGCGCGGACGGCCTCCAGCTCGGGCGAGAGCGGAGTGGCGGCCGCTGCGGGGCCGGTCGCGGCCTGGGCCATGGGGGTGATGGCGGTGACGCCCCCGAGGGCGGCCGCGATCGCCGCGACGGCGGCGACGGTAGATCTGAGCCCGGGTCTCGTACGTACACGTGTCATGAACGTCTCCCCTGTCGGTGTTACCCACGGTATTTACTGGCCGGTAGGGGACTTGGGAACACTTCGACCAAGACAATTGCTCAACTTTTTGAGGAGGCAACGAACATGACCGACGATCAGAACCAGGGCACCTACCGGACCGAGCACGACTCGATGGGCGAGGTACGGGTGCCCGCGCACGCCAAATGGCGGGCCCAGACCCAGCGCGCGGTGGAGAACTTCCCCGTCTCCGGGCAGCGTCTGGAGCGCGCCCACATCGAGGCGCTCGCCCGCATCAAGGCCGCGGCCGCCGCGGTGAACGCGAAGCTGGGGGTGGTGGACGAGGACATCGCCGAGGCGATCCGGTCCGCCGCCGCCGAGGTGGCCGAGGGGCGCTGGGACGAGCACTTCCCGGTCGACGTGTTCCAGACCGGGTCCGGGACCTCGTCCAACATGAACACCAACGAGGTCATCGCCACCCTGGCCGGCGAGCGGCTCGGTCGCGAGGTCCACCCCAACGACCACGTCAACGCCTCGCAGAGCTCCAACGACGTGTTCCCGTCGTCCATCCACATCGCCGCGACCGCCGCCGTCACCCGCGAGCTGATCCCGGCCCTGGAGCACCTCGCCGCCGCCCTGGAGCGCAAGGCCGCCGAGTTCGCCGAGGTGGTCAAGGCGGGCCGCACGCACCTGATGGACGCCACCCCGGTGACGCTGGGCCAGGAGTTCGGCGGGTACGCCGCCCAGGTGCGCTACGGCGTCGAGCGGCTGCGGGCGGCGCTGCCCCGGCTGGCCGAACTGCCGCTGGGCGGGACCGCCGTGGGCACCGGGATCAACACGCCGCCCGGGTTCTCGGCCGCCGTGATCGCCGAGGTGGCCGCCGCGACCGGACTGCCGCTGACCGAGGCCCGCAACCACTTCGAGGCCCAGGGGGCGCGGGACGCGCTGGTGGAGACCTCGGGAATGCTCCGTACGATCGCCGTCTCCCTGACGAAGATCTCCAACGATCTGCGCTGGATGGCCTCGGGGCCGCGCACGGGATTGGCCGAAATTAATCTGCCTGATCTCCAGCCGGGCTCCTCGATCATGCCCGGGAAGGTCAATCCGGTGGTCCCGGAGGCCGTACTCATGGTCGCCGCACAGGTGACCGGGAACGACACGACCGTCGCCGTCGCGGGGGCGGCCGGCAATTTCGAGCTCAATGTGATGCTCCCGGTGATGGCGAAGAACCTGCTGGAATCGATCCGGCTGCTCGGCAACGCGAGCCGCCTGCTGGCCGACCGCACCGTCGACGGGATCACCGCGAACGCGGCCCGGGCCAGGGAGTTCGCCGAGTCCTCCCCCTCCGTGGTGACCCCGCTGAACCGGTACATCGGCTACGAGGAGGCGGCCAAGGTCGCCAAGAAGTCCCTCGCCGAGCGGAAGACGATCAGGGAGGTCGTACTGGAGGCCGGGTACGTCGAACGCGGCGACCTGACGCTGGAACAGCTGGACGAGGCTCTCGACGTCCTGCGGATGACCCGGCCCTGAAAACGTTTCCGCACTGGGGCCGGATTCGGTCGTTTCCCGTTCCCGCACACCTCCGTGACCTGCACCGCAGCGGGCGCGGGGGCCTCCGCCCTAAGATCTGCGCATGACAGGTACCGGAGGCCGCGGGGGCGGCGACGCGCAGGGCACCCGCTGGCGGCCCGGGGAGCAGATCCTCTGGCGCTACCGCGACCACGCCCCGGGCCTGAAGGGCGCGGTCCACATCTGCCGTCCGGTGACCGTGGTGCAGGACACCGACGAGCTGCTGGCGGTGTGGATGGCCCCCGGCACCGAGTGCGTCAAGCCGGTGCTGGCCGACGGCAGCCCCGTCCACGGGGAGCCGCTCGCCACCCGGTACACCGCGCCGCGCACCACCGTACGGTCGCGCTGGTTCGGCGCCGGCGTGCTGAAGCTGGCCCGGCCCGGTGACCCGTGGTCGGTGTGGCTGTTCTGGGAGCACGGCTGGCGGTTCAAGAACTGGTACGTGAACCTCGAGGAGCCGCGGACCCGGTGGTCCGGCGGGATCGACTCCGTGGACCACTTCCTGGACATCTCCGTCTACCCGGACCGCACGTGGACGTGGCGGGACGAGGACGAGTTCGCGCAGGCCCAGCGGTCCGGGCTGATGGACGCGGAACAGGCCCGCCAGGTGCAGGTCGCGGGGCGTGCCGCGGTGGACGTGATCAAGGCCTGGGGGGCTCCGTTCTGCGACGGCTGGCAGGACTGGCGGCCGGATCCGGCCTGGGGGGTTCCGGCCCTTCCCGAGGACTGGGACCGCACTCCGGCGCATATGACCTCATGAGACCCTTGATGCGCCCCCGGGGTTCAAACGTAAGATCTCCCTCCGCGGGTCGCGCGCGGGAGGCGCGCTCGGCAGCACATCCGTAAATGTCGTGCCGTACGCGGGACTTGACCGGAGGTCAACGCAGGGCGAGAGGTAACGAGCGGGACGCGGTACCGCGGGGTGATGGTGTCCCCGCCGCTGAGCGGGTATACCGCGACTGACCGAGTTGAGTGCAGCGCACATCGAGCGCAAACGGACGGAATTCCACGCGTGACGGAGTACCCCACCTCGCAGGAGGGCCCGCAGCCCGCCGCGGCCGCCGCGACACCGGCCCCGGGCGGCTCCGCCCTGCCTGCCGCCTCCGGCGGTGCGGCGGAGGAACTGGGCCACGGCAAGGCCCCCGTCCCCGCCGCCGAGGCCGTACGCGGTTCGGCCGCGGCCGGCGACGACCCGGTCCGCGCGCACGCGGAGGCCGCCGGCCGGGGCTCGGACGTCCCGCGCCCGCGCGGCGAGGGTGTCCCCGCCCCGCAGGACGGCACGCCCCGCCCGGGCCGCGGCCGCTCGCGCGCCGCCGCGCAGGGCACGGCCGGCCGCCGCGCCCGCGACGGCGAGGCGGCCCGCAACGCCGCGCGCGAGACCGCGGCGGGCGGATCCCGGCGGCGCGACGGCGAAGCCGCACGGAACGCCGCGCACGCGGCGGCGGCCCACGACGAGGATCCGGCCTCCGCGGCCCTGCCCGCCGGGCGGGCCCACGAGGCCCGGGTCGGCGACCAGGACCGCCCGGCCGACGGGCAGGACCGGCAGGCGCCCGTGATACCGGGCGGCTCCCGCCCCCGCGCAACGCACCCCGCCCCGGACGGGGCCACCCCCTCGGCCCGCGCCCGCGAAACCGGGGCTGACGCAGCCGCAGCCGCCGGGCGGGCCGGCGCAGCCCGGGCCGGCGCCACCCCCGGGAACGCTCTCGCGGGCAGCGAAGCCGGGGCCGACGACGCCGGGCAAGGCTCCGCAGCCGACGGCCGAGCCGGCTCGGCAGGTGCCGGTGCCGGAGGCACGGCGTACGAAGGGCAGGGTTCCGCCGTGGCCGATGTCCTCGGCGGGAGCGCGCCCCCGCCGGACGGCGGGATGGCGCGGCGCGAAGGGGACCGGCTGCGCTTCGTCGGGGCCGCCACCCGGCGGATCGCCCGCGGCATCGACCTCGACGAGATCGTGCTGGGACTGTGCCGGGCCACCGTGCCGACGTTCTCGGACGCCATCCTCGTCTACCTGCGCGATCCCCTGCCGGTGGGCGACGAGCGTCCCATCGGCCCGGTCGTTTTAAGGCTGCGCCGCACCGACCGGCTCCGGCCGATCGACGATCTGACCGGAGCGGAAGGCGCCGGGGCCGCGGGGGCCGCCGGCGAGCTCGACTTCAGCCAGCTGCCGATGGTCGGCCCGCAGGGTGACCTGCCCGCGGCCGAGCTGTGCGAGATCCGCACCGGCGGGGCCCTCGCCGAGGTCCTGCGCGGCGTACGGCCCGTCTTCGGGTCCGCCGCAGGGGCCAAGGACGCGCTGCCGGAGCTGCTCGGCTCGGAGCACCCCGTACCGCGCGGCCAGCGGGCCATCCTCGCGCCGCTGCGCGGCCGGCGCCGCGTCATCGGCGCGGCGGTGTTCCTGCGCAGCCCCGAACGGCCCGCGTTCGAGCAGAACGACCTGCTGGTCGCCGCGCAGCTGGCCACCCACACCGCGCTCGGCATCGACAAGGCGGTCCTGTACGGCCGCGAGGCGTACATCGCCGACGAGCTCCAGCGCACCATGCTCCCCGACAGCCTCCCCCAGCCCACCGGGGTGCGGCTCGCCTCGCGCTACCTGCCCGCCGCCGAGACGGCCCGGGTCGGCGGCGACTGGTACGACGCCATACCGCTGCCCGGCAGCCGGGTCGCGCTCGTCGTCGGGGACGTCATGGGCCACTCCATGACCTCCGCCGCGATCATGGGCCAGCTCCGCACCACGGCCCAGACCCTGGCCCAGCTGGACCTGCCGCCCGCCGAGGTCCTGCACCACCTGGACGAGCAGGCCCAGCGCCTCGGCTCCGACCGCATGGCGACCTGCCTGTACGCGGTCTACGACCCCGTCTCGCACCGGATCACCATCGCCAACGCCGGCCACCCCCCGCCCGTGCTCCTGCACCTGGGCGGCCGCGCCGAGGTGCTCCGCGTGCCCCCCGGCGCCCCCATCGGCGTGGGAGGCGTGGACTTCGAGGCCGTGGAGCTGGACGCCCCCGCGGGGGCCACCCTGCTGCTGTACACCGACGGCCTGGTGGAGTCCCGGCTGCGCGACGTGTGGACCGGCATCGAGCAGCTGCGCGAGCGGCTCGCCACCACCGCCCAGCTGACCGGACTGGACCATCCGCCGCCGCTGGAGGCCCTGTGCGACGACGTGCTGGACATGCTGGGCCCGGGCGACCGGGACGACGACATCGCGCTGCTCGCGGCCCGCTTCGACGGGATCGCGCCCAGTGACGTGGCGTACTGGTTCCTGGACCCGGAGGAGACCGCTCCGGGCCGGGCCCGCCGGTTCGCCCGCCGCGCGCTGACCCGGTGGGGCCTGGAGGAGCTCCAGGACTCCCTCGAGCTGCTGGTCAGCGAGGTGGTCACCAATGCCGTGCGGTACGCCGAGCGGCCCGTGACGCTGCGGCTGCTGCGGACGGACGTACTGCGCTGCGAGGTCGGCGACGACTCCCCGCAGCTGCCCCGCCAGCGCCGTGCGCGGGACACCGACGAGGGCGGCCGCGGGCTGTTCCTGGTCAACCGGATGGCCCGCCGCTGGGGCGCCACCCGGCTGAGCAGCGGAAAGGTGGTCTGGTTCGAGCTCCCGTTGCCGGGGCCGAATGATCGGCGTTGACTGGGTAGGCGCGAGGGGAGAGCCAGGGGGGAACCGGCCGGCCCCGCGGGAGGACCCTCGTGACCCAGGATGCGCAGAAGATCCCGTACACGACGAACAACGCCGGGATCCCGGTGGAGAGCGACGAGCACTCGCTCACCGTGGGCCCCGACGGCCCGGTCCTGCTCCAGGACCACTACCTGATCGAGAAGATGGCCCAGTTCAACCGGGAACGGGTCCCCGAGCGGGTGGTGCACGCCAAGGGCGCAGGCGCGTACGGCGTCTTCCAAGTGACGAACGACGTAAGCCAGTTCACCAGGGCCGACCTGTTCCAGCCGGGCCGCCGGACCGAGATGCTGGCCCGTTTCTCCACGGTCGCCGGTGAGCAGGGCTCCCCGGACACCTGGCGGGACCCGCGCGGATTCGCCCTGAAGTTCTATACGGCCGAGGGCAATTACGACCTGGTCGGCAACAACACGCCGGTCTTCTTCGTGCGCGACCCGAGCAAGTTCCAGGACTTCATCCGCTCGCAGAAGCGCCGCCCCGACAACGGGCTGCGCGACCACGACATGCAGTGGGACTTCTGGACCCTGTCCCCCGAGTCCGCGCACATGGTGACGTGGCTGATGGGCGACCGGGGCATCCCGAGGTCGTACCGGCACATGAACGGCTACGGCTCGCACACCTACCTGTGGGTCAACGGCGGCGGCGCGAAGTTCTGGGTGAAGTACCACCTGAAGACCGACCAGGGCGTCGAGTTCCTCACCCAGGCCGACGCCGACCGCCTCGCGGGCGAGGACCCGGACGCCCACCGCCGCGACCTGTTCGAGTCGATCGCGGGCTCCGAGCCGCCGAGCTGGACGATGCACATCCAGGTCATGCCGTTCGAGGATGCCGCGGACTACCGGTTCAACCCGTTCGACCTGACGAAGGTGTGGCCGCACGGCGACCACCCGCTGATCGAGGTCGGCCGGATGACGCTGGACCGGAACCCGGAGGACTACTTCGTCCACATCGAGCAGGCGGCCTTCGAGCCCTCCAACCTGGTGCCGGGCATCGGCCCGTCGCCGGACAAGATGCTGCTGGGCCGGCTGTTCTCGTACCCCGACACCCACCGCTACCGCATCGGGGCGAACTACGCCCAGCTCCCGCCGAACCGGTCCCGCGCGCAGGTCTCCTCGTACGCGAAGGACGGCGCGATGCGCTTCGAGCCGTCGGCCGCGGCGCGCCCGTACGCGCCGAACTCGTACGGGGGCCCGGCCGCCGGATTCGACCGCTTCGGCGAGCCGGCCGGCTGGGCCTCGGCGGGCGAGATGGTGCGGGAGGCGTACTCCCTGCACCGCGAGGACGACGACTGGGGCCAGCCGGGCACGATGGTCCGGCAGGTGCTGGACGACGCGGCCCGCGACCGGCTCGTGGCGAACGTCAGCGGGCACCTGAAGGACGGGGTCAGCGCCCCGGTACTGGCACGTGCCGTGCAGTACTGGCGCAACATCGACAAGGCGCTCGGCGACCGGATCGCGGCGGCGGTCCAGGGCTGAAGCGAAAACACCGCCGCCCCGCGGCACGGATGCTGCGGGGCGGCGGTGCGCCGGATCCGGCGGTGCGCGCTACGGGAGCGTGATCGGCGGGCTCTTCGTCGGGTCCGGGCTCTTCGTCGGGTCCGGACTCTTGGTCGGGTCCGGGCTCTTGGTCGGGCTCTTGGTCGGGTTCGGCGAGCTCTTGCCCGGGTCCGGGGAGTTCTGCGACGGCGAGACGGGGGCCGACGGAGAGGTCGAGGCCGAGGAGCTCGACGACGGGGAGCTGCTGCGGCTCGGCGCCTGCGGGGCGCCCATCTTCGCCTCGGAGAGATCGAACTCGCCGGTGTCCACGCCCTTGAGCGCGGCCAGCGTGTACGCCTTCCAGATCTCGGCCGGGAAGCTGGAACCACCCGCTCGGCCACCGCCCGCGGTACCGGTCAGGGTGACCTGCTTGGCCGTTCCGGGCTCCTCGCCGAACATCGCGACGACGGTGACGAGCTCCGGCGTGTACGCGGTGAACCAGGCGGCCACGTTGGACTCGGTGGTACCGGTCTTGCCGGCGGCCTCGTAGGCGGAGCTCTTGACGGCCTTGCCGGAACCGTCCTGGACGACGCCGGTGAGCACCTTGGTCACCGTGTCGGCGGTCTCGCGGGTGATGGCCTGGCCGCCCACGGACTCGACGGGCTTGAACTCGCGGGTGGCGTGCTTGGCGCTCTTGATGACCGTCGGGGTGACCTTCTTGCCGTGGTTGTCGAAGGTGGCGTAGACGCCGGCCATCTCCAGGGTGTTGGCGCTCATGGTGCCGAGCGACATGGCCGGCTTGTCCTCCGGCCAGCCGTCACGGTCCTTCATGCCGAGCTGCAGCGCCGTCTTCTTCACCTTCGGCGGGCCCACGTCCACGATCATCTGGGCGTACACCGAGTTCACGGACGAGTTGGTGGCCGCCTGGACCGTGAGGAGAGGGTCGCCGTAGTTCGTGTTGTCCTGGTTCTGCGGCGCGAACGGGGTGTCGCCGCCGACGACCGGGCGCTTGCTGGTGCCGTCGTAGAGCGCGTTCGGGGTGATCGGCTTGCCGTCGTGCGTCGTGGACTTGTTCTCCAGTGCGGAGGCGAGCACGATCGGCTTGAAGGTCGAGCCGGGCTGGAAGTCCTGGCGCAGGGCGTTGCTCGCCCAGTGGTCGCCGAGGCCGGTGCCGCCGTACATCGCGACGACCGCGCCGGTCTTCGGGTCCACGGAGGTGGCGCCGGCCTGCACGCTCGCGTCGACGGGCCGGTCCTTGCGGTCGAGCTTGGACTCCAGCTCGTCCTGGACGGCCTTCTCCAGCGCCGCCTGCTTCTTGGGGTCGATGTTGAGGGTGATCTCCCAGCCACCGGCCTGCAGCATCGAGCTGGTCATGTTGGTCTGCCGGCGCAGCTCCGCGTCGGCCGCCTGCTTCAGGTAGCCCTTCTGGCCCTCCATGCCGGGGGCCGCCTTGGGCTTGATCGGCATCTGGAGCTGGAGCTGCTTGCGCTTCTCCGGGTCGAGCGCCTTCATCTCGACCATGTTGTCGAGCACGCCGTTGAAGCGGATCTTGACCAGCCGCGTGCCGTTCGGGCCCGCGGTCGCCAGGTCGTAGTCGCTGGGCGCCTGGAGGACGGCCGCGAGGTACGCGCCCTGCTCCAGGGTCAGCTTGTCGACGTCGACGCCGTAGTACGCCTGCGCGGCGGCCTGGATGCCGTACGCGCCGCGCC
This genomic interval carries:
- a CDS encoding fumarate hydratase; the protein is MPEFAYTDLLPLGEDTTPYRLVTSEGVSTFEADGRTFLKVEPEALRKLAEEAIHDIQHFLRPAHLAQLRRIIDDPEASSNDKFVALDLLKNANIAAAGVLPMCQDTGTAIVMGKRGQNVLTEGADEAALSRGIYDAYTRLNLRYSQMAPLTMWEEKNTGSNLPAQIELYATDGGAYKFLFMAKGGGSANKSFLYQETKAVLNEASMMKFLEEKIRSLGTAACPPYHLAIVVGGTSAEHALKTAKYASAHYLDELPREGSPLGHGFRDEALEQQVFELTQKIGIGAQFGGKYFCHDVRVVRLPRHGASLPVAIAVSCSADRQATAKITAEGVFLEQLERDPARFLPDTTDEHLSDSSDVVSIDLNQPMDEILATLTKHPVKTRLSLTGPLVVARDIAHAKIKELLDSGAEMPQYLKDHPVYYAGPAKTPEGYASGSFGPTTAGRMDSYVEQFQAAGGSKVMLAKGNRSQQVTDACGTHGGFYLGSIGGPAARLAQDCIKKVEVLEYEELGMEAVWKIEVEDFPAFIVVDDKGNDFFQNPAPEPTFTHIPVRGPGL
- a CDS encoding glycerophosphodiester phosphodiesterase, translated to MNRQYAQSFTARDVRVIAHRGASHEHPEHTLAAYRQAIADGADALECDVRLSADGRLVCVHDRRVERTSDGRGVVSAMTYEELAGLDFGGWKGEEHRGAQVLLFEDLLKEALAADRPVGLAVETKHPTRAGGRLEAELVRVLKDHGLADGSDGRVEVMSFSRNALTRLNRLAPGLPAVYLIERRLRPARPPFAGHAGPGIDLLRKDPGLVARLKAKGLRVRVWTVDEPEDVELCLRLGVDTLITNRPREVREYLNGL
- a CDS encoding ricin-type beta-trefoil lectin domain protein — its product is MTRVRTRPGLRSTVAAVAAIAAALGGVTAITPMAQAATGPAAAATPLSPELEAVRAAEAVKIYGDPAIRPLNERKTGLISLGDSEISGEGVGNYDPATNTPDNQCHRSPDSAIHRTGIPADLTFNAACSGGYTGNIRIGGSKQYADELVQSDNLAIKARNTKIKMVLLVAGANDDLQFGPVMTDCVTRWVLSQGTCEPKYGPGWQARVDGLKPKVESTVADLKTVMRDAGYADSDYKLVVMGYPSPIGPDFYDNPNFPGKLPGGCAGYDSDAAWGRNYAVPTFEKGMRAAALASGATYLDNSRLFQGHEVCMEDSWARGLYLDLGDHFPWDENTARQSFHPNYRGHGAFASCLTQLYDSGLREASCADPASTGTPVLQAGAWDDLYRPLKNQSTGNCLDSSGGASANDTKVIGWDCHGGRNQGWWYDSAKKSVHIELTHDRCLDAPGANYGAGTGLILWNCHGGANQQWVRDGATLRPAAAPGMCLTVAAAHDQLRLQTCNGSANQRFV
- a CDS encoding class II fumarate hydratase, which produces MTDDQNQGTYRTEHDSMGEVRVPAHAKWRAQTQRAVENFPVSGQRLERAHIEALARIKAAAAAVNAKLGVVDEDIAEAIRSAAAEVAEGRWDEHFPVDVFQTGSGTSSNMNTNEVIATLAGERLGREVHPNDHVNASQSSNDVFPSSIHIAATAAVTRELIPALEHLAAALERKAAEFAEVVKAGRTHLMDATPVTLGQEFGGYAAQVRYGVERLRAALPRLAELPLGGTAVGTGINTPPGFSAAVIAEVAAATGLPLTEARNHFEAQGARDALVETSGMLRTIAVSLTKISNDLRWMASGPRTGLAEINLPDLQPGSSIMPGKVNPVVPEAVLMVAAQVTGNDTTVAVAGAAGNFELNVMLPVMAKNLLESIRLLGNASRLLADRTVDGITANAARAREFAESSPSVVTPLNRYIGYEEAAKVAKKSLAERKTIREVVLEAGYVERGDLTLEQLDEALDVLRMTRP
- a CDS encoding DUF402 domain-containing protein translates to MTGTGGRGGGDAQGTRWRPGEQILWRYRDHAPGLKGAVHICRPVTVVQDTDELLAVWMAPGTECVKPVLADGSPVHGEPLATRYTAPRTTVRSRWFGAGVLKLARPGDPWSVWLFWEHGWRFKNWYVNLEEPRTRWSGGIDSVDHFLDISVYPDRTWTWRDEDEFAQAQRSGLMDAEQARQVQVAGRAAVDVIKAWGAPFCDGWQDWRPDPAWGVPALPEDWDRTPAHMTS